Proteins from a genomic interval of Pseudomonas versuta:
- a CDS encoding cysteine desulfurase family protein, producing MFSQHGPIYLDNNATTALDPEVLKAMMPYLTRAYGNAASTGHAFGWEASAAVEQARAMIANAINAVGPADIIFTSGATESANLALSGLFPREGEEKGHIITSMIEHKAVLDSCGRLADAGTCVTYLPPQPDGIVCPNILSRAIRADTRLVSIMAANNETGTLQKIEEIGAICLKRNVPFHTDATQAFGKVAFDVRRMNISLATFSAHKIYGPKGVGALYVNTADPRLTLSPLIVGGGHERGLRSGTLNVPGIVGFGHAAQLAMENLPAESARLCELRNRLRQSLIDTIPCTRINGHLTECLPGVLNVSFSGVDAGSLLLELPDVALSSGSACTSAQPALSHVLLAMGASDQQIRASVRIGVGRFNCESEIRYVSQRLAEAVKILRSMAPGSFSTPATNTGN from the coding sequence ATGTTCAGCCAGCACGGTCCAATTTACCTGGATAACAACGCCACGACAGCATTGGATCCTGAGGTCCTTAAGGCCATGATGCCCTATCTGACCCGGGCTTACGGTAACGCTGCCAGCACCGGCCATGCCTTTGGCTGGGAAGCGAGCGCGGCCGTTGAGCAAGCCAGGGCAATGATTGCCAACGCCATCAATGCGGTCGGTCCGGCCGATATTATCTTTACGTCTGGCGCCACAGAGTCGGCAAACCTTGCCCTCTCAGGCCTTTTCCCCCGTGAGGGGGAAGAGAAGGGGCACATCATCACCTCGATGATCGAGCACAAAGCGGTGCTGGACTCCTGTGGCCGGCTCGCCGACGCAGGAACCTGCGTGACGTATTTGCCGCCGCAGCCAGACGGTATTGTTTGCCCGAACATTCTGTCCCGCGCCATCAGGGCCGATACACGTCTGGTCTCAATCATGGCGGCCAACAATGAAACGGGCACATTGCAAAAAATCGAAGAAATCGGTGCGATCTGCCTGAAGAGGAACGTACCGTTTCACACCGATGCCACCCAGGCGTTCGGCAAAGTCGCCTTTGATGTACGGCGCATGAATATCAGTCTGGCCACCTTTTCGGCCCATAAAATCTACGGCCCCAAGGGCGTCGGCGCGCTTTATGTCAATACGGCCGATCCGCGCCTGACCCTGTCGCCACTCATTGTCGGAGGGGGGCATGAGCGGGGCTTGCGTTCCGGCACCCTGAACGTTCCGGGGATTGTCGGCTTCGGCCACGCCGCACAACTGGCAATGGAAAACCTGCCCGCGGAATCGGCCAGATTATGTGAATTGCGAAACAGGCTGCGCCAGTCCCTGATCGACACCATTCCCTGCACCCGGATCAATGGCCATCTCACGGAGTGCTTGCCGGGGGTGCTCAATGTCTCCTTTTCCGGTGTGGACGCCGGCTCGCTGCTGCTCGAGCTCCCGGATGTTGCGCTGTCTTCCGGGTCGGCCTGTACCTCAGCGCAGCCAGCCCTGTCACACGTGCTCCTGGCCATGGGGGCCAGTGATCAACAGATCCGTGCCAGCGTGCGCATAGGGGTGGGCCGGTTCAATTGCGAGAGTGAAATACGTTACGTCAGCCAGCGGCTGGCAGAGGCGGTGAAAATCCTGAGGTCCATGGCCCCCGGTTCATTCAGCACGCCGGCAACCAATACGGGAAACTGA
- a CDS encoding DMT family transporter, translated as MFSISKESALAAVSTSLFVLLWSSGAIFSKWGLAHASPFAFLLIRFAIALLALVLLIPLMKFQLPRGLKRIGYALATGAVLLGAYQIFYLLALDLKVTPGVMATVMGVQPILTAVILERRHSFSRSLGLLLGLGGLILVVYQGIGLAGLSWTGMLYALLALASMTAGTLMQKRITQNPLGTLPLQYLAGLLVCAVFVPFQPFHFEHSAGFVVPVLWMGLVVSVLATLLLYRMIAKGNLVNVTSLFYLVPAVTAVMDYLIFGNKLAALSLLGMALIIIGLVFVFRKTA; from the coding sequence ATGTTTTCGATTTCTAAGGAATCCGCGCTGGCGGCAGTATCCACGAGCCTGTTCGTTCTGCTGTGGAGCAGCGGCGCAATCTTCTCCAAGTGGGGGCTGGCCCATGCATCGCCCTTTGCCTTTCTGTTGATCCGTTTTGCCATCGCCTTGCTGGCGCTGGTGCTGCTAATCCCGTTGATGAAGTTTCAGCTGCCCCGTGGCCTCAAGCGGATCGGTTATGCGCTCGCCACCGGTGCGGTGCTGTTGGGTGCCTATCAGATTTTTTACCTGCTGGCGCTGGACCTGAAAGTAACACCGGGGGTCATGGCCACAGTGATGGGGGTGCAACCTATCCTGACTGCCGTGATCTTGGAGCGGCGGCATTCCTTTAGTCGCTCTCTGGGGCTGCTGCTGGGCCTGGGCGGGTTGATTCTGGTGGTCTACCAGGGCATCGGTCTGGCCGGGTTGTCGTGGACCGGGATGCTGTATGCCTTGCTGGCTCTGGCCAGCATGACCGCGGGGACCTTGATGCAAAAGCGCATCACCCAAAACCCGCTGGGAACGCTGCCGCTGCAATACCTTGCGGGGTTGCTGGTGTGTGCGGTGTTTGTGCCGTTCCAGCCATTTCACTTCGAACACAGCGCCGGCTTTGTTGTGCCGGTGCTCTGGATGGGGCTGGTGGTTTCGGTGCTGGCCACCTTGCTGCTGTACCGGATGATCGCCAAAGGCAATCTGGTCAACGTCACCAGCCTGTTTTATCTGGTGCCGGCGGTGACTGCGGTGATGGACTACCTGATTTTCGGCAACAAATTGGCGGCTTTGAGCCTGCTGGGCATGGCGCTGATCATCATCGGGCTGGTGTTTGTGTTCCGTAAAACAGCCTGA
- a CDS encoding vWA domain-containing protein, whose protein sequence is MLLNLFNEMRAAKVPVSVRELLDLINALKNHVTFADMDEFYYLARTILVKDERHFDKFDRAFGAYFNGLQNLNEHLEALIPEDWLRKEFERSLSDEDRAQLQSLGGLDKLIEAFKQRLEEQKERHAGGNKWIGTGGTSPFGSGGYHPEGIRVGDAGARQGKAAKVWEQREYKNLDDQVELGTRNIKVALRRLRKFARQGAAEELDIDGTIDHTARDAGLLNIQMRPERRNNIKLLLLFDIGGSMDSHVKICEELFSACKTEFKHLEYFYFHNFIYESVWKNNQRRQVERISTQDLLNKYGADYKVIFIGDAAMGPYEITHAGGSVEHWNEEPGYKWMQRFMEKYKKLIWINPYPKDTWNYTASTGIVRDLIEDRMYPLTLDGLEEGMRFLAK, encoded by the coding sequence ATGCTGCTTAATCTGTTCAATGAAATGCGGGCGGCCAAGGTGCCGGTTTCAGTGCGCGAGTTGCTGGACCTGATCAACGCGCTGAAAAACCATGTGACCTTCGCCGACATGGACGAGTTTTACTATCTGGCGCGCACAATTCTGGTGAAGGATGAGCGCCATTTCGACAAGTTCGACCGCGCCTTCGGCGCCTACTTCAATGGCCTGCAAAACCTCAATGAGCACCTTGAGGCCTTGATTCCCGAAGACTGGCTGCGCAAGGAATTCGAGCGCTCACTGAGCGACGAAGACCGGGCACAGTTGCAGTCGCTGGGCGGCCTCGACAAGCTGATTGAAGCGTTCAAGCAACGTCTCGAAGAGCAGAAGGAGCGCCATGCCGGTGGCAACAAATGGATCGGTACCGGCGGCACCAGCCCGTTCGGCTCAGGCGGCTATCACCCCGAGGGCATCCGGGTGGGCGATGCCGGCGCGCGCCAGGGCAAGGCTGCCAAGGTCTGGGAGCAGCGCGAGTACAAGAATCTCGACGATCAGGTTGAACTGGGCACGCGCAATATCAAGGTTGCACTGCGCCGCCTGCGCAAGTTTGCCCGTCAGGGTGCGGCAGAAGAGCTGGATATCGATGGCACCATCGACCACACCGCCCGCGATGCCGGCCTGCTAAACATTCAGATGCGCCCGGAGCGGCGTAACAACATCAAGCTGCTGTTGCTGTTTGATATTGGCGGCTCGATGGATTCCCACGTAAAGATCTGCGAAGAGTTGTTCTCGGCCTGTAAAACCGAGTTCAAGCATCTGGAGTATTTCTACTTCCATAACTTCATCTATGAGTCGGTCTGGAAGAACAACCAGCGCCGACAGGTCGAACGTATTTCCACTCAGGATCTGCTGAACAAATACGGCGCCGATTACAAAGTGATCTTTATTGGCGACGCGGCGATGGGGCCCTATGAAATCACCCATGCCGGAGGCAGTGTCGAACACTGGAACGAAGAGCCGGGCTACAAGTGGATGCAACGTTTCATGGAGAAATACAAAAAACTGATCTGGATTAATCCGTACCCCAAAGACACGTGGAACTACACCGCTTCGACTGGAATCGTACGTGACCTTATCGAAGACCGGATGTACCCGTTGACGCTGGACGGGCTGGAAGAAGGGATGCGGTTTCTGGCGAAATAA
- a CDS encoding DUF748 domain-containing protein, translated as MKARYRGSLLAVAVLVLVMVGIRIALPDMVRNYLNDKLAHMGDYRGSVHDVDLALWRGAYRINGLEIVKVSGKVPVPFVNVPALDLSVSWHSLWYDHAVVAEALFVRPQINFVDGGPNKSASQTGEGTDWREQLRKLLPITLNEVRIEDGEITFRNFNSKPPVNLGATRVNASIYNLTNVVNLKGERDARLEGKALLLGQAPMEVSATFDPLSNFEDFEFRLRATKIELKRFNSFASAYGKFDFNAGNGDLVIEAQASKGQLNGYIKPLLRNVEVFNWQQDVENKDKGIFRSIWEAIVGGTETVLKNQNKNQFATRVELKGSIHRQDISVFQAFVQILRNGFIQAFNARYEQPAPEAD; from the coding sequence ATGAAAGCACGATATAGAGGGTCGCTGTTGGCGGTGGCCGTATTGGTTTTGGTTATGGTGGGCATACGCATAGCCCTGCCCGACATGGTGCGCAATTACCTGAACGATAAATTGGCCCATATGGGCGACTATCGGGGCAGTGTGCACGATGTGGACCTGGCCTTGTGGCGTGGCGCGTACCGCATCAACGGGCTGGAAATCGTCAAGGTCTCCGGCAAGGTGCCAGTACCCTTTGTCAACGTGCCTGCCCTCGACCTTTCAGTCAGCTGGCACTCGCTCTGGTATGACCACGCTGTGGTGGCCGAGGCTCTGTTTGTCCGGCCGCAAATCAACTTTGTCGATGGCGGTCCCAATAAGTCAGCTTCCCAGACCGGTGAGGGAACCGACTGGCGCGAGCAATTACGCAAACTGCTGCCTATCACCCTCAACGAAGTACGGATTGAGGACGGAGAAATCACCTTTCGCAACTTTAACTCCAAGCCCCCGGTAAACCTTGGCGCCACCCGGGTAAATGCCAGCATCTATAACCTGACCAATGTGGTGAACCTCAAAGGCGAGCGCGATGCACGCCTCGAAGGCAAGGCGCTATTACTGGGCCAGGCGCCGATGGAGGTGAGCGCCACGTTCGACCCGCTGAGCAACTTCGAGGATTTCGAGTTTCGTCTGCGCGCCACCAAAATCGAATTAAAGCGCTTCAACAGTTTTGCTTCGGCCTACGGCAAATTCGATTTCAACGCCGGCAATGGTGATCTGGTGATCGAGGCCCAGGCCAGCAAAGGTCAACTCAACGGATATATCAAGCCACTGCTGCGCAATGTTGAGGTGTTCAACTGGCAACAAGATGTAGAGAACAAGGACAAAGGGATTTTTCGTTCGATCTGGGAAGCAATTGTCGGGGGGACCGAGACGGTGTTGAAGAACCAGAACAAAAACCAGTTTGCAACCCGCGTGGAACTCAAAGGCAGCATCCACCGCCAGGACATCAGTGTGTTTCAGGCCTTTGTGCAGATTCTGCGCAATGGCTTTATTCAGGCCTTTAACGCCCGTTACGAACAGCCTGCACCTGAAGCCGATTGA
- a CDS encoding MFS transporter yields MRHTSMPFILLGTLFTAGGYGATFLISAWFRAQGGSDVDAGTTLSLALIGTLIGVPLVGWFAGTIDAARLAALGALGLACGYALLGSLDGVDPVYLPRLAALLIGLGWGMFYLGAPLALSERLSDAERGAGFTRFSAFQMTGICASPILLAVAMEQGGFALETTFLWVAAMGLTACLLLGTFAVREPRLRRETSLRPWIGKITTLARSSVIRPIVMVGLGGAVFSGMMAFQDSLTEGTRASASTFFAVHAGTAVVSRLLLARHLSLWPRTPLIICLLGCLIAGLVCLLGMPVHPGFQIAAAVLTGAGYGLLYPVIQTWAVNLSPLEDRHAALTWFVVAYFVGIFGFPAFGGWLLVTAGKTWFIWALVALAALELAVAVARKPQTAGRPLPSPE; encoded by the coding sequence ATGCGCCACACATCAATGCCATTTATCCTGCTTGGCACGCTGTTCACCGCCGGCGGGTACGGCGCCACTTTTCTGATCTCTGCCTGGTTCCGCGCCCAGGGTGGCAGCGATGTGGATGCCGGTACGACCCTCAGCCTTGCGCTGATCGGTACTCTGATCGGAGTTCCCCTGGTGGGATGGTTCGCCGGAACAATCGACGCCGCGCGCCTGGCGGCCCTCGGGGCGCTTGGGCTGGCCTGCGGTTACGCCCTGCTGGGCAGCCTGGATGGCGTTGATCCCGTGTATCTGCCCCGGCTGGCCGCACTGCTGATTGGCCTCGGTTGGGGCATGTTCTATCTCGGTGCCCCGCTGGCTTTGTCCGAGCGGCTCAGCGATGCCGAGCGGGGGGCCGGTTTTACCCGTTTCAGCGCTTTCCAGATGACCGGCATTTGCGCCAGCCCCATCCTGCTTGCCGTGGCGATGGAGCAGGGCGGGTTTGCCCTCGAAACAACCTTCCTGTGGGTGGCCGCCATGGGGCTGACGGCCTGTCTTTTACTGGGAACCTTTGCTGTCAGGGAGCCGCGCTTGCGCCGCGAAACTTCACTGCGACCCTGGATAGGGAAAATCACCACGCTCGCCAGGAGCAGCGTGATCCGGCCCATCGTGATGGTCGGATTGGGCGGGGCAGTATTTTCCGGGATGATGGCGTTCCAGGATTCGCTTACCGAGGGCACCCGGGCCAGTGCCAGCACCTTCTTTGCCGTGCATGCCGGCACCGCCGTGGTATCGCGGCTATTACTGGCGCGTCACCTGTCGCTATGGCCACGGACGCCATTAATTATCTGTTTGCTGGGCTGTCTTATCGCCGGTCTGGTTTGTCTGCTGGGCATGCCGGTGCATCCGGGGTTTCAGATTGCCGCGGCTGTCCTCACGGGCGCCGGCTATGGCCTGTTGTATCCGGTGATCCAGACCTGGGCGGTCAACCTTTCGCCGCTGGAAGACCGCCATGCGGCCCTGACCTGGTTTGTGGTTGCCTACTTTGTCGGCATATTCGGGTTTCCGGCCTTCGGTGGCTGGCTATTGGTGACAGCCGGCAAGACCTGGTTCATCTGGGCGCTGGTGGCCCTGGCTGCTCTGGAACTGGCGGTGGCGGTGGCGAGAAAGCCTCAGACCGCCGGCCGGCCGCTGCCCAGCCCCGAGTAA
- a CDS encoding aspartyl/asparaginyl beta-hydroxylase domain-containing protein: MTLSFAIKAGLILLFVGSILYVHLRGKARLPVLRQFVNHSAFFAPYNALMYLFSGVPSRPYLDRSKFPELDVLKDNWQVIREEAMHLFDEGYIRAAEKNNDAGFGSFFKKGWKRFYLKWYDKALPSAELLCPKTVELVNSIPNVKGAMFALLPGGSHLNPHRDPFAGSLRYHLGLSTPNSDACRIFVDGEEYSWRDGEDVMFDETYVHWVKNETDITRVILFCDIERPLTSPLMTRINRWVSAQLGKATAPQNTDDERVGGINKAYAWSKTFSDRFSGVVKQWKRRNPKLYRVARPILAVIVLLLLWRWLFG, translated from the coding sequence ATGACCTTATCCTTCGCCATCAAGGCAGGGCTGATACTGCTGTTTGTCGGCAGCATCCTTTACGTGCATTTGCGCGGCAAGGCGCGCTTGCCGGTGTTGCGCCAGTTCGTCAACCACTCCGCGTTCTTTGCGCCCTATAACGCCTTGATGTATCTGTTTTCCGGCGTCCCGTCCCGGCCCTATCTGGACCGCAGCAAGTTTCCCGAGCTGGATGTTCTTAAAGACAACTGGCAAGTGATTCGCGAAGAAGCCATGCACCTGTTCGATGAGGGCTATATCCGCGCCGCCGAAAAGAACAACGATGCCGGTTTTGGATCGTTCTTCAAAAAAGGCTGGAAGCGTTTTTACCTCAAGTGGTACGACAAAGCGCTGCCATCTGCCGAACTGCTGTGCCCTAAAACCGTTGAGCTGGTGAACAGTATCCCCAACGTCAAAGGCGCGATGTTTGCCCTGTTGCCGGGGGGCAGCCACCTCAACCCGCACCGGGACCCGTTTGCAGGTTCGTTGCGTTATCACCTGGGCCTGTCGACTCCCAACTCGGATGCTTGCCGGATCTTCGTTGATGGCGAGGAGTATTCCTGGCGCGATGGCGAGGACGTGATGTTCGACGAGACCTACGTGCACTGGGTCAAGAACGAAACCGACATCACCCGCGTCATCCTGTTTTGCGACATCGAACGGCCGCTCACCAGCCCCCTGATGACGCGTATCAACCGCTGGGTCAGCGCTCAGCTGGGCAAAGCCACTGCTCCGCAGAACACCGATGACGAGCGCGTAGGCGGTATCAACAAAGCCTATGCCTGGAGCAAGACCTTCAGCGACCGTTTCAGCGGCGTGGTCAAACAATGGAAGCGTCGCAACCCCAAACTATACCGCGTGGCCCGCCCGATATTGGCCGTGATCGTGTTGCTGTTGCTGTGGCGCTGGTTGTTCGGTTAA
- a CDS encoding biotin-dependent carboxyltransferase family protein, translated as MSRLLIQASNPFCLLQDAGRFGVRHLGVTQGGAADWMSMAWANWLLGNSPDAAVIEISLGGLSVIAQDDCTLALAGADLGAAIDGQGLKPWRSFLLKKGQTLTFTQPLNGARTYLAAPAGFIAPQVLGSCCTVVREHLGGPDGYGRALAAGDELRFVGDTQPLRELPSRHLPEFRSKPFLDVVLGAQMGAFSGQSTFDAFNNPWTLDTRADRMGIRLLGPALVYQGAPMISEGIPQGAIQVPPDGQPIVLLNDRQTIGGYPRLGALTPLALARLAQCLPGEVVYMRPATQDAAQRQHVAFMQRFTE; from the coding sequence ATGAGCCGATTACTGATTCAGGCCAGCAATCCGTTTTGCCTGCTGCAGGATGCCGGTCGTTTCGGTGTGCGGCACCTGGGTGTGACCCAGGGCGGGGCCGCAGACTGGATGTCCATGGCCTGGGCCAATTGGCTGCTGGGCAATTCGCCAGACGCCGCAGTCATCGAAATCAGCCTTGGCGGCTTATCCGTTATCGCGCAGGACGATTGCACGCTGGCTCTGGCCGGCGCGGATTTGGGGGCTGCGATTGACGGTCAAGGTTTGAAGCCCTGGCGCAGTTTCTTACTGAAAAAAGGCCAGACCCTGACCTTCACTCAGCCGCTGAACGGTGCCCGCACCTATCTGGCCGCCCCGGCAGGCTTTATCGCCCCTCAAGTACTGGGTAGCTGTTGCACCGTGGTTCGTGAGCACCTTGGCGGCCCCGATGGTTATGGTCGGGCGCTGGCTGCGGGTGACGAGCTGAGGTTTGTCGGGGATACGCAGCCGCTGCGCGAACTGCCTTCACGGCACCTGCCCGAGTTCAGGTCCAAACCGTTTCTGGATGTGGTGCTAGGTGCCCAAATGGGTGCTTTCAGTGGTCAAAGTACCTTTGACGCCTTCAATAACCCATGGACCCTGGACACTCGCGCCGACCGCATGGGCATCCGCCTGCTGGGCCCTGCGCTGGTCTACCAGGGGGCGCCGATGATTTCCGAAGGTATCCCGCAGGGGGCGATTCAGGTTCCGCCGGATGGTCAGCCGATTGTATTGCTCAATGACCGTCAGACCATTGGCGGATATCCGCGCCTGGGCGCCTTGACCCCGCTGGCGCTGGCGCGTCTGGCCCAGTGTTTGCCGGGGGAGGTGGTGTACATGCGCCCGGCCACCCAAGATGCGGCGCAGCGTCAGCACGTGGCGTTTATGCAACGGTTTACCGAATAA
- a CDS encoding AAA family ATPase, whose amino-acid sequence MKFEGTRAYVATDDLKLAVNAAITLERPLLVKGEPGTGKTMLAEQLAESFGCKLITWHIKSTTKAHQGLYEYDAVSRLRDSQLGVDKVHDVRNYLKKGKLWEAFEAQERVILLIDEIDKADIEFPNDLLQELDKMEFYVYETDETIKAKVRPIIIITSNNEKELPDAFLRRCFFHYISFPDRTTLQKIVDVHFPDIKKELVSEALDVFFDVRKVPGLKKKPSTSELVDWLKLLMADNIGEAVLRERDPTKAIPPLAGALVKNEQDVQLLERLAFMSRRGNR is encoded by the coding sequence ATGAAGTTTGAAGGCACCCGCGCCTACGTGGCCACCGATGACCTGAAACTGGCGGTCAACGCGGCCATCACCCTGGAGCGCCCGCTGCTGGTCAAGGGTGAACCCGGTACCGGCAAGACCATGCTCGCCGAGCAACTGGCAGAATCCTTTGGCTGCAAGCTGATCACCTGGCACATCAAGTCCACCACCAAGGCCCATCAGGGCCTGTACGAATATGACGCGGTCAGCCGCCTGCGTGATTCACAACTGGGGGTCGATAAGGTCCACGATGTGCGCAATTACCTGAAGAAGGGCAAATTGTGGGAAGCCTTCGAAGCTCAAGAGCGGGTTATTTTGCTGATCGACGAAATCGACAAGGCCGACATCGAGTTCCCGAACGACCTGCTGCAAGAGCTCGACAAGATGGAGTTCTACGTTTACGAGACCGACGAAACCATCAAGGCCAAAGTGCGCCCGATCATCATCATTACCTCCAACAACGAAAAAGAACTGCCTGACGCCTTCCTGCGCCGCTGCTTTTTCCACTACATCAGCTTCCCGGATCGCACTACGCTGCAAAAAATCGTCGACGTGCACTTTCCCGACATCAAGAAAGAACTGGTCAGTGAAGCGCTGGACGTATTTTTCGACGTACGCAAAGTGCCCGGCCTGAAGAAAAAACCCTCGACGTCCGAGCTGGTGGACTGGCTGAAGCTGCTGATGGCCGACAACATTGGCGAAGCCGTACTGCGCGAGCGCGATCCGACCAAAGCCATCCCGCCACTGGCCGGCGCACTGGTGAAGAACGAACAGGACGTGCAATTGCTGGAGCGCCTGGCGTTCATGAGCCGTCGCGGTAATCGCTGA
- the cysK gene encoding cysteine synthase A, which translates to MSRIFVDNAHSIGNTPLVQINSIAPRGVTILAKIEGRNPGYSVKCRIGANMIWDAESRGVLKPGMTIIEPTSGNTGIGLAFVAAARGYKLMLTMPSSMSIERRKVLKALGAELVLTEPAKGMKGAIDKAAEICNSDPEQYFMPQQFENPANPAIHEKTTGPEIWNDTDGGIDVLVAGVGTGGTITGISRYIKHTQGKPILSVAVEPITSPVITQALAGEEIKPSPHKIQGIGAGFVPKNLDLSILDKVELVSDDESKAMALRLMHEEGILCGISCGAAMAVAVRLAETPEMQGKTIVVILPDSGERYLSSYLFSDMFSEQELQQ; encoded by the coding sequence ATGAGCCGCATTTTTGTAGATAACGCGCACTCCATCGGTAACACGCCTCTGGTGCAAATCAACAGCATTGCGCCCCGCGGCGTGACTATCCTGGCCAAGATTGAAGGGCGTAACCCGGGCTATTCGGTGAAGTGCCGGATCGGCGCCAACATGATCTGGGACGCCGAGAGCCGTGGCGTGCTCAAACCGGGCATGACCATCATTGAACCGACGTCGGGCAATACCGGTATCGGTCTGGCTTTTGTGGCGGCGGCCCGGGGTTACAAATTGATGCTGACCATGCCGTCCTCCATGAGTATCGAGCGCCGCAAGGTGCTCAAGGCTCTGGGCGCCGAACTGGTACTGACCGAGCCGGCCAAGGGCATGAAAGGGGCCATCGACAAGGCTGCCGAGATCTGTAACAGCGATCCTGAGCAGTACTTTATGCCTCAGCAGTTCGAAAACCCGGCCAACCCGGCGATCCACGAAAAAACCACCGGGCCGGAAATCTGGAACGACACCGACGGCGGTATTGACGTGCTGGTGGCAGGAGTGGGAACCGGCGGCACCATTACCGGTATTTCTCGCTACATCAAACACACCCAGGGCAAGCCGATTTTGTCGGTTGCCGTTGAACCCATCACCTCGCCGGTCATTACCCAGGCGCTGGCCGGTGAAGAGATCAAACCGTCGCCCCACAAGATCCAGGGCATCGGCGCCGGTTTCGTACCGAAAAACCTCGATTTGTCGATTCTCGATAAAGTCGAACTGGTCAGTGATGACGAATCCAAGGCTATGGCCCTGCGCTTGATGCACGAAGAAGGCATCTTGTGCGGGATCTCATGCGGCGCGGCAATGGCTGTGGCCGTACGTTTGGCTGAAACCCCGGAAATGCAGGGCAAGACTATCGTGGTGATCCTCCCCGACTCGGGTGAGCGCTACCTGTCGAGCTACCTGTTCAGCGACATGTTCAGCGAGCAGGAACTGCAGCAGTAA
- a CDS encoding DMT family transporter gives MRLVDIARMLSLAGIWGASFLFMRIIAPVIGTIPTAFFRVSIAATGLVVILALMRVSWNFGGKLKVILILGVINSGIPATLYSVAAQVLPAGYSSIFNATTPLMGVLIGGLFFSEKLTATKLAGVFLGLFGVGILTRAGPVAFDMDLLMGALACLLATTCYGFAGFLARRWLDQQGGLDPRLSALGSMLGATLFLLPLFALSAINQPPASWGGASVWLSLLGLGLVCTAFAYILYFHLLTSIGPVKSMTVTFMIPPFGVLWGALFLDEPLSMAHIYGGVLIAVAVWLVLKPAAVAKAVNP, from the coding sequence GTGAGACTTGTCGATATTGCACGGATGCTGTCACTGGCTGGCATTTGGGGCGCCAGCTTTCTGTTTATGCGGATTATTGCGCCGGTGATCGGGACCATTCCTACCGCGTTTTTTCGAGTATCCATAGCCGCTACCGGCCTGGTCGTGATTCTGGCGCTGATGCGCGTGAGCTGGAATTTCGGCGGAAAGCTCAAGGTGATTTTAATACTGGGTGTAATCAATTCAGGCATCCCGGCCACGTTGTATTCGGTGGCGGCCCAGGTATTACCTGCAGGTTATTCATCAATTTTTAACGCGACCACACCGCTGATGGGCGTGCTGATTGGCGGGTTGTTTTTTAGCGAAAAACTCACCGCCACCAAACTGGCCGGGGTGTTTTTAGGGTTGTTCGGTGTCGGCATCCTGACGCGTGCCGGGCCCGTGGCGTTTGATATGGATCTGCTGATGGGCGCCCTCGCCTGCCTGCTGGCCACCACCTGTTATGGATTTGCCGGTTTTCTGGCGCGCCGCTGGCTGGATCAGCAAGGCGGGCTTGACCCCCGGCTTTCGGCACTGGGCAGCATGCTCGGGGCCACACTGTTTCTGTTGCCACTGTTTGCCCTGAGCGCCATCAACCAGCCGCCGGCCAGTTGGGGCGGAGCAAGCGTGTGGCTTTCCCTGTTGGGCCTTGGACTGGTCTGTACGGCGTTTGCCTACATTCTGTACTTCCATTTATTGACCAGCATTGGCCCGGTCAAATCCATGACCGTGACCTTCATGATTCCGCCGTTTGGCGTGCTGTGGGGCGCGTTGTTTCTGGATGAACCGCTGTCTATGGCGCATATCTACGGCGGAGTACTGATTGCTGTAGCGGTATGGCTGGTGCTCAAGCCTGCTGCAGTGGCAAAAGCTGTAAACCCGTAA